In Mercurialis annua linkage group LG5, ddMerAnnu1.2, whole genome shotgun sequence, a single genomic region encodes these proteins:
- the LOC126681237 gene encoding protein LAZ1 isoform X1, with amino-acid sequence MKYQDLIFSSVLASPTATPVWAILVTMFFVILSLSLSFYLVLEHLSAYKNPEEQKFLIGVILMVPCYAIESFASLANPSVSVYVEILRDCYESFAMYCFGRYLVACLGGEGRAIEFMERKGRVSYKTPLLEHGDDDHGLVKHPFPMKYFCKSWRLGKWFYQVVKFGIVQYMIIKSVTAILAVVFEALSIYCEGEFKVRCGYTYIAVVLNFSQSWALYCLVQFYTATHDELAHIKPLYKFLTFKSIVFLTWWQGVAIALFYSLGIFKSALAEGLPKSTVQDFIICIEMGIASVVHLYVFPAKTYELMGDRVSGSVSVLGDYASVDCPLDPDEVRDSERPTKLRLPHPDIDVKSGMTIKESVRDVVVGGGGYIMKDVKFTVNQAVVPMEKGITKFNEKLHRISQNIKKHDKDRRRTKDDSYIATSSPTRRVIRGIDDPLLNGSISDSGVVRGKKSRRKSGYTSGESGGESSSDQSYSGIQIRGCRWVTKD; translated from the exons ATGAAGTACCAAGATCTTATTTTTAGTTCTGTGTTAGCTAGCCCAACGGCAACCCCAGTATGGGCAATTTTGGTGACAATGTTTTTTGTGATTCTATCACTTTCTTTGTCATTTTACCTTGTCTTGGAGCATCTTTCGGCGTACAAGAATCCCGAG GAGCAAAAGTTTTTAATTGGTGTTATACTAATGGTTCCGTGTTATGCCATTGAGTCC TTTGCATCGCTGGCGaatccatcagttagtgtatatgtTGAGATACTAAGGGACTGCTATGAATCATTTGCCATGTATTGCTTTGGAAGATACCTTGTTGCTTGCTTGG GCGGGGAAGGAAGGGCAATTGAATTTATGGAAAGAAAAGGACGTGTGAGTTATAAGACTCCGCTTCTGGAACATGGTGATGATGATCACGGGCTTGTAAAGCATCCTTTTCCAATGAAGTACTTCTGCAAATCTTGGAGGCTTGGCAAGTGGTTTTATCAAGTTGTCAAGTTTGGCATTGTTCAATAT ATGATAATCAAGTCTGTAACTGCAATATTAGCAGTAGTTTTTGAAGCCCTTAGTATCTATTGTGAAGGGGAATTTAAAGTGAGATGTGG GTATACTTATATTGCAGTGGTTCTGAATTTCAGCCAATCTTGGGCTTTGTActgtttggttcaattttataCTGCTACACATGATGAATTGGCACACATAAAACCGTTGTACAAGTTCCTGACATTTAAGTCAATTGTGTTTTTGACTTGGTGGCAAGGAGTGGCAATTGCTCTATTCTACTCCCTTGGTATATTCAAAAGTGCTCTGGCAGAAGGCTTGCCTAAATCAACTGTCCAGGACTTCATCATCTGTATAGAG ATGGGCATTGCTTCTGTCGTTCATCTATATGTGTTCCCCGCAAAAACTTATGAGCTGATGGGTGACCGTGTTTCTGGAAGTGTTTCTGTTCTTGGAGATTATGCATCTGTTGATTGTCCTCTAGATCCAGATGAGGTTAGAGACAGTGAAAGACCCACAAAGTTACGTCTCCCTCATCCCGACATTGATGTCAAGAGTGGAATGACCATCAAGGAAAGTGTTCGAGATGTTGTTGTTGGAGGCGGCGGATAT ATTATGAAAGATGTGAAGTTCACTGTAAACCAAGCAGTGGTACCTATGGAAAAGGGTATCACAAAGTTTAATGAGAAATTGCATAGGATTTCTCAAAACATAAAGAAACATGACAAAGATAGGAGAAGAACAAAGGACGACAGTTACATTGCCACTTCTTCACCCACACGGAGGGTAATTCGTGGAATAGATGATCCCCTCTTAAATGGTAGTATTAGTGACAGTGGGGTGGTTAGGGGAAAGAAGAGTCGACGGAAATCAGGTTATACCAGTGGAGAGAGTGGGGGAGAAAGCAGCAGTGACCAAAGCTACAGCGGGATTCAGATTAGAGGCTGCAGATGGGTCACAAAAGATTAG
- the LOC126681237 gene encoding protein LAZ1 isoform X2: protein MYCFGRYLVACLGGEGRAIEFMERKGRVSYKTPLLEHGDDDHGLVKHPFPMKYFCKSWRLGKWFYQVVKFGIVQYMIIKSVTAILAVVFEALSIYCEGEFKVRCGYTYIAVVLNFSQSWALYCLVQFYTATHDELAHIKPLYKFLTFKSIVFLTWWQGVAIALFYSLGIFKSALAEGLPKSTVQDFIICIEMGIASVVHLYVFPAKTYELMGDRVSGSVSVLGDYASVDCPLDPDEVRDSERPTKLRLPHPDIDVKSGMTIKESVRDVVVGGGGYIMKDVKFTVNQAVVPMEKGITKFNEKLHRISQNIKKHDKDRRRTKDDSYIATSSPTRRVIRGIDDPLLNGSISDSGVVRGKKSRRKSGYTSGESGGESSSDQSYSGIQIRGCRWVTKD from the exons ATGTATTGCTTTGGAAGATACCTTGTTGCTTGCTTGG GCGGGGAAGGAAGGGCAATTGAATTTATGGAAAGAAAAGGACGTGTGAGTTATAAGACTCCGCTTCTGGAACATGGTGATGATGATCACGGGCTTGTAAAGCATCCTTTTCCAATGAAGTACTTCTGCAAATCTTGGAGGCTTGGCAAGTGGTTTTATCAAGTTGTCAAGTTTGGCATTGTTCAATAT ATGATAATCAAGTCTGTAACTGCAATATTAGCAGTAGTTTTTGAAGCCCTTAGTATCTATTGTGAAGGGGAATTTAAAGTGAGATGTGG GTATACTTATATTGCAGTGGTTCTGAATTTCAGCCAATCTTGGGCTTTGTActgtttggttcaattttataCTGCTACACATGATGAATTGGCACACATAAAACCGTTGTACAAGTTCCTGACATTTAAGTCAATTGTGTTTTTGACTTGGTGGCAAGGAGTGGCAATTGCTCTATTCTACTCCCTTGGTATATTCAAAAGTGCTCTGGCAGAAGGCTTGCCTAAATCAACTGTCCAGGACTTCATCATCTGTATAGAG ATGGGCATTGCTTCTGTCGTTCATCTATATGTGTTCCCCGCAAAAACTTATGAGCTGATGGGTGACCGTGTTTCTGGAAGTGTTTCTGTTCTTGGAGATTATGCATCTGTTGATTGTCCTCTAGATCCAGATGAGGTTAGAGACAGTGAAAGACCCACAAAGTTACGTCTCCCTCATCCCGACATTGATGTCAAGAGTGGAATGACCATCAAGGAAAGTGTTCGAGATGTTGTTGTTGGAGGCGGCGGATAT ATTATGAAAGATGTGAAGTTCACTGTAAACCAAGCAGTGGTACCTATGGAAAAGGGTATCACAAAGTTTAATGAGAAATTGCATAGGATTTCTCAAAACATAAAGAAACATGACAAAGATAGGAGAAGAACAAAGGACGACAGTTACATTGCCACTTCTTCACCCACACGGAGGGTAATTCGTGGAATAGATGATCCCCTCTTAAATGGTAGTATTAGTGACAGTGGGGTGGTTAGGGGAAAGAAGAGTCGACGGAAATCAGGTTATACCAGTGGAGAGAGTGGGGGAGAAAGCAGCAGTGACCAAAGCTACAGCGGGATTCAGATTAGAGGCTGCAGATGGGTCACAAAAGATTAG
- the LOC126681237 gene encoding protein LAZ1 isoform X3, with protein sequence MKYQDLIFSSVLASPTATPVWAILVTMFFVILSLSLSFYLVLEHLSAYKNPEEQKFLIGVILMVPCYAIESFASLANPSVSVYVEILRDCYESFAMYCFGRYLVACLGGEGRAIEFMERKGRVSYKTPLLEHGDDDHGLVKHPFPMKYFCKSWRLGKWFYQVVKFGIVQYMIIKSVTAILAVVFEALSIYCEGEFKVRCGYTYIAVVLNFSQSWALYCLVQFYTATHDELAHIKPLYKFLTFKSIVFLTWWQGVAIALFYSLGIFKSALAEGLPKSTVQDFIICIEHRWALLLSFIYMCSPQKLMS encoded by the exons ATGAAGTACCAAGATCTTATTTTTAGTTCTGTGTTAGCTAGCCCAACGGCAACCCCAGTATGGGCAATTTTGGTGACAATGTTTTTTGTGATTCTATCACTTTCTTTGTCATTTTACCTTGTCTTGGAGCATCTTTCGGCGTACAAGAATCCCGAG GAGCAAAAGTTTTTAATTGGTGTTATACTAATGGTTCCGTGTTATGCCATTGAGTCC TTTGCATCGCTGGCGaatccatcagttagtgtatatgtTGAGATACTAAGGGACTGCTATGAATCATTTGCCATGTATTGCTTTGGAAGATACCTTGTTGCTTGCTTGG GCGGGGAAGGAAGGGCAATTGAATTTATGGAAAGAAAAGGACGTGTGAGTTATAAGACTCCGCTTCTGGAACATGGTGATGATGATCACGGGCTTGTAAAGCATCCTTTTCCAATGAAGTACTTCTGCAAATCTTGGAGGCTTGGCAAGTGGTTTTATCAAGTTGTCAAGTTTGGCATTGTTCAATAT ATGATAATCAAGTCTGTAACTGCAATATTAGCAGTAGTTTTTGAAGCCCTTAGTATCTATTGTGAAGGGGAATTTAAAGTGAGATGTGG GTATACTTATATTGCAGTGGTTCTGAATTTCAGCCAATCTTGGGCTTTGTActgtttggttcaattttataCTGCTACACATGATGAATTGGCACACATAAAACCGTTGTACAAGTTCCTGACATTTAAGTCAATTGTGTTTTTGACTTGGTGGCAAGGAGTGGCAATTGCTCTATTCTACTCCCTTGGTATATTCAAAAGTGCTCTGGCAGAAGGCTTGCCTAAATCAACTGTCCAGGACTTCATCATCTGTATAGAG CACAGATGGGCATTGCTTCTGTCGTTCATCTATATGTGTTCCCCGCAAAAACTTATGAGCTGA
- the LOC126681238 gene encoding metal-independent phosphoserine phosphatase, which yields MEMEEKEEAKCSSENRYWILRHGKSIPNETGLIVSSLENGIRPEYQLAADGVTQAQLAGQSFLKDLKERKIPVESVRICYSPFARTSHTAKVVASVLNIPFDGPQCKVIEDLRERYFGPSFELMSHDKYPEIWALDEKDPFMQPEGGESVDDVAARLARAVAITESEFQGCAVLIVSHGDPLQILQTLVDAAKQHTGDDLASRIQAVKVPSVLSQHRKFALLTGELRLVI from the exons ATGGAAatggaagaaaaagaagaagcaaaATGTTCATCTGAAAACAGATATTGGATTTTGAGGCATGGCAAATCCATTCCTAACGAGACTGGTCTCATTGTTTCTTCTCTG GAAAATGGGATACGACCAGAATACCAATTAGCAGCTGATGGTGTCACTCAGGCGCAATTAGCCGGGCAATCGTTCCTCAAG GATCTGAAGGAAAGAAAAATACCAGTTGAAAGTGTCCGCATCTGCTACTCTCCATTCGCCAGAACAAGTCACACTGCTAAAGTTGTTGCATCGGTCTTAAATATTCCATTTGACGGTCCTCAATGTAAG GTGATTGAAGATCTTCGAGAACGTTACTTTGGTCCTTCATTTGAACTTATGTCACATGATAAG TATCCAGAGATATGGGCACTTGATGAGAAAGATCCATTCATGCAACCAGAAGGTGGGGAAAGTGTTGATGATGTTGCTGCTAGACTTGCAAGAGCCGTGGCAATCACGGAGTCAGAGTTTCAAGG GTGTGCTGTATTGATTGTTAGCCACGGTGATCCCTTGCAAATTTTGCAAACATTAGTGGATGCTGCTAAGCAGCACACTGGTGATGACTTGGCGTCGAGAATTCAAGCAGTTAAAGTCCCTTCAGTACTGTCTCAGCACCGTAAGTTTGCATTGCTTACCGGAGAGCTTCGGCTTGTGATATAA
- the LOC126683342 gene encoding uncharacterized protein LOC126683342, which yields MENNTAVLKEWFERVDSEKTGSITAAQLKSGLAVGNLQFPISIVQQMIRMYDFDRNGTMSFEEFVALNKFLLKVHHVFSDLERSRGHLLPDDVYEGVAKMGFSLDSPAFYTVCESFDQKKNGIFRLDDFISLCIFLQSARNLFNSFDTTKQGRVTLDLNQFVYCTANCRI from the exons ATGGAGAACAATACAGCAGTTCTGAAAGAGTGGTTTGAGCGAGTTGACTCAGAAAAAACAGGAAGCATCACTGCAGCTCAGCTCAAG AGTGGTCTAGCAGTAGGAAACCTTCAATTCCCCATTTCTATTGTCCAGCAAATGATCAG GATGTATGATTTTGATAGAAATGGAACTATGAGCTTTGAAG aattTGTTGCCCTCAATAAGTTCCTTCTCAAG GTTCATCATGTCTTCTCAGATCTAGAGAG GAGCCGTGGCCATCTTCTTCCTGATGATGTGTATGAG GGAGTGGCAAAAATGGGTTTCTCACTGGACTCTCCAGCTTTTTACACAGTTTGTGAG agCTTCGATCAGAAGAAGAACGGAATATTTCGTCTGGATGACTTCATTTCTCTCTGTATCTTTCTACAGTCTGCCCG GAATCTTTTTAACTCATTTGATACAACTAAGCAAGGAAGAGTCACTCTTGATCTCAACCAGTTTGTTTATTGCA CTGCCAATTGTAGAATATGA